A genome region from Nicotiana tabacum cultivar K326 chromosome 13, ASM71507v2, whole genome shotgun sequence includes the following:
- the LOC107816540 gene encoding uncharacterized protein LOC107816540 isoform X2, with the protein MPLHLAVKLGDETATEMLMVAGADWSLQNEEGWSALQEAICNREDGVAKIIVRNYQPLAWAKWCRRLPRLIGTMRRMRDFYMEITFNFESSVIPFISRIAPSDTYKIWKRGANLRADMTLAGFDGFRIQRSDQSILFLGDGSEDGKVNPGSLCVVSHKEKEIMNALDGAGAPATEAEVQQEVTAMSQTSIFRPGIDVTQAVLLPQTTWRRQEKMEMVGPWNAKVYDMQNVVVSVKSRRVPGAMTDDEIINSCNGNEAESKDLDDILTEEERRQLDVALNENGDGVIAHGPSCREQIDRDIPIEEINGCRNGEKCSVDISMKRDEYRRGRDAEASSSSNAESGDFRKDGSREKEYKKGLRPVLWLSPDFPLRTEELLPLLDILANKVKAIRRLREMLTTKLPKGTFPVKVAIPVVPTIRVLVTFTKFEELQPLDEFLTPPSSPTPSGKESPPEVQPSSSSWFQWIKAPYQRPSSSTGSSSSLTNDVQVPFAIPRDYTWITAEAKKKKMQEKEKARKGKSRKQ; encoded by the exons ATGCCTCTTCATTTAGCTGTCAAACTAGGCGATGAGACTGCAACCGAGATGCTTATGGTTGCCGGTGCAGATTGGAGCTTGCAAAATGAGGAAGGTTGGAGTGCCCTACAGGAAGCTATATGTAATAGAGAAGATGGTGTTGCGAAGATTATAGTTAGGAATTACCAGCCTTTGGCTTGGGCGAAATGGTGTAGGCGGTTACCTCGGTTGATTGGAACAATGAGGAGAATGAGGGATTTTTATATGGAGATTACGTTCAATTTTGAAAGCAGTGTTATCCCTTTCATTTCTAGGATTGCTCCTTCCGATACGTATAAAATTTGGAAAAGGGGTGCAAATTTAAGGGCGGATATGACTTTGGCTGGATTTGATGGTTTTCGTATTCAACGATCTGATCAGAGCATTCTCTTCCTTGGTGATGGTTCTGAAGATGGTAAAGTTAATCCCGGTTCGCTTTGTGTGGTTTCgcataaagaaaaagaaattatgaATGCTTTAGATGGTGCTGGCGCTCCGGCAACGGAGGCTGAAGTGCAACAAGAAGTCACTGCAATGTCTCAAACGAGCATATTCAGGCCCGGGATTGATGTCACTCAAGCTGTTCTGTTGCCACAAACGACATGGAGGCGCCAAGAGAAAATGGAGATGGTCGGTCCGTGGAACGCTAAAGTATATGATATGCAAAACGTGGTCGTGAGTGTTAAATCAAGGAGGGTGCCAGGTGCTATGACAGATGATGAAATCATCAATTCATGCAATGGAAATGAGGCGGAAAGTAAAGATCTTGATGATATTCTGACAGAGGAAGAAAGAAGACAACTTGATGTTGCTCTCAATGAGAACGGAGATGGCGTTATTGCACACGGGCCTAGTTGTCGTGAACAAATAGACAGAGACATTCCCATTGAGGAGATAAATGGTTGTAGGAATGGTGAGAAGTGTTCTGTTGATATTAGCATGAAGAGGGATGAGTATAGACGAGGAAGAGATGCCGAAGCTTCTTCATCTAGTAATGCTGAAAGTGGAGATTTTCGTAAAGATGGAAGCCGAGAAAAAGAGTATAAGAAAGGATTGAGGCCTGTACTCTGGCTTTCTCCTGATTTTCCGTTGAGAACTGAAGAACTCCTTCCCTTGCTTGACATTTTAGCAAATAAAGTTAAGGCTATCCGGCGATTGAGAGAAATGCTTACAACAAAACTTCCAAAAGGAACCTTCCCGGTTAAG GTGGCAATTCCGGTGGTTCCAACAATTAGAGTTTTGGTTACTTTCACTAAGTTTGAAGAATTACAGCCACTGGACGAGTTCTTAACTCCTCCTTCGAGTCCTACTCCTTCAGGCAAAGAGAGTCCACCCGAGGTGCAGCCCTCAAGTTCATCTTGGTTTCAGTGGATAAAAGCCCCTTATCAACGGCCTAGTTCGTCTACTGGCAGTTCAAGTAGTTTGACAAACGACGTTCAAGTTCCATTTGCAATCCCTCGAGATTACACATGGATCACAGCAgaagctaagaaaaagaaaatgcaggAAAAGGAGAAGGCAAGAAAAGGGAAGAGTAGGAAACAGTAG
- the LOC107816540 gene encoding uncharacterized protein LOC107816540 isoform X1, which yields MTSFDVSKYAHSPMHKATILKDYASLRKITLGLPRLCDTAEIHTETVSLAEEAKADAISAVIDRRDVPNRDMPLHLAVKLGDETATEMLMVAGADWSLQNEEGWSALQEAICNREDGVAKIIVRNYQPLAWAKWCRRLPRLIGTMRRMRDFYMEITFNFESSVIPFISRIAPSDTYKIWKRGANLRADMTLAGFDGFRIQRSDQSILFLGDGSEDGKVNPGSLCVVSHKEKEIMNALDGAGAPATEAEVQQEVTAMSQTSIFRPGIDVTQAVLLPQTTWRRQEKMEMVGPWNAKVYDMQNVVVSVKSRRVPGAMTDDEIINSCNGNEAESKDLDDILTEEERRQLDVALNENGDGVIAHGPSCREQIDRDIPIEEINGCRNGEKCSVDISMKRDEYRRGRDAEASSSSNAESGDFRKDGSREKEYKKGLRPVLWLSPDFPLRTEELLPLLDILANKVKAIRRLREMLTTKLPKGTFPVKVAIPVVPTIRVLVTFTKFEELQPLDEFLTPPSSPTPSGKESPPEVQPSSSSWFQWIKAPYQRPSSSTGSSSSLTNDVQVPFAIPRDYTWITAEAKKKKMQEKEKARKGKSRKQ from the exons ATGACAAGTTTTGATGTTTCAAAGTATGCACATAGTCCTATGCATAAAGCTACAATCTTGAAAGATTATGCCTCTCTTAGGAAGATAACTTTAGGCCTCCCTAGGCTTTGTGATACAGCTGAAATTCATACTGAAACAGTATCCTTGGCTGAGGAAGCTAAGGCTGATGCCATTTCGGCTGTAATTGATCGACGAGATGTCCCCAATCGTGATATGCCTCTTCATTTAGCTGTCAAACTAGGCGATGAGACTGCAACCGAGATGCTTATGGTTGCCGGTGCAGATTGGAGCTTGCAAAATGAGGAAGGTTGGAGTGCCCTACAGGAAGCTATATGTAATAGAGAAGATGGTGTTGCGAAGATTATAGTTAGGAATTACCAGCCTTTGGCTTGGGCGAAATGGTGTAGGCGGTTACCTCGGTTGATTGGAACAATGAGGAGAATGAGGGATTTTTATATGGAGATTACGTTCAATTTTGAAAGCAGTGTTATCCCTTTCATTTCTAGGATTGCTCCTTCCGATACGTATAAAATTTGGAAAAGGGGTGCAAATTTAAGGGCGGATATGACTTTGGCTGGATTTGATGGTTTTCGTATTCAACGATCTGATCAGAGCATTCTCTTCCTTGGTGATGGTTCTGAAGATGGTAAAGTTAATCCCGGTTCGCTTTGTGTGGTTTCgcataaagaaaaagaaattatgaATGCTTTAGATGGTGCTGGCGCTCCGGCAACGGAGGCTGAAGTGCAACAAGAAGTCACTGCAATGTCTCAAACGAGCATATTCAGGCCCGGGATTGATGTCACTCAAGCTGTTCTGTTGCCACAAACGACATGGAGGCGCCAAGAGAAAATGGAGATGGTCGGTCCGTGGAACGCTAAAGTATATGATATGCAAAACGTGGTCGTGAGTGTTAAATCAAGGAGGGTGCCAGGTGCTATGACAGATGATGAAATCATCAATTCATGCAATGGAAATGAGGCGGAAAGTAAAGATCTTGATGATATTCTGACAGAGGAAGAAAGAAGACAACTTGATGTTGCTCTCAATGAGAACGGAGATGGCGTTATTGCACACGGGCCTAGTTGTCGTGAACAAATAGACAGAGACATTCCCATTGAGGAGATAAATGGTTGTAGGAATGGTGAGAAGTGTTCTGTTGATATTAGCATGAAGAGGGATGAGTATAGACGAGGAAGAGATGCCGAAGCTTCTTCATCTAGTAATGCTGAAAGTGGAGATTTTCGTAAAGATGGAAGCCGAGAAAAAGAGTATAAGAAAGGATTGAGGCCTGTACTCTGGCTTTCTCCTGATTTTCCGTTGAGAACTGAAGAACTCCTTCCCTTGCTTGACATTTTAGCAAATAAAGTTAAGGCTATCCGGCGATTGAGAGAAATGCTTACAACAAAACTTCCAAAAGGAACCTTCCCGGTTAAG GTGGCAATTCCGGTGGTTCCAACAATTAGAGTTTTGGTTACTTTCACTAAGTTTGAAGAATTACAGCCACTGGACGAGTTCTTAACTCCTCCTTCGAGTCCTACTCCTTCAGGCAAAGAGAGTCCACCCGAGGTGCAGCCCTCAAGTTCATCTTGGTTTCAGTGGATAAAAGCCCCTTATCAACGGCCTAGTTCGTCTACTGGCAGTTCAAGTAGTTTGACAAACGACGTTCAAGTTCCATTTGCAATCCCTCGAGATTACACATGGATCACAGCAgaagctaagaaaaagaaaatgcaggAAAAGGAGAAGGCAAGAAAAGGGAAGAGTAGGAAACAGTAG